One genomic window of Nitrospiria bacterium includes the following:
- a CDS encoding PilZ domain-containing protein: MRSRDDMDPKLLELLQCIDWKLNFIIKILNSEQETAVFSRSAFIENLSATGMKCLTKESYSSKTKLEIQLILPIIPYSEMRITGEVIRCVPRKGNADSTPEFEVGMEFETIKESDREMIIRYVLNRQMELQREKLR, from the coding sequence TTGCGGTCCCGTGACGACATGGATCCAAAATTACTGGAACTGCTCCAATGTATCGATTGGAAATTGAACTTTATTATTAAAATTTTAAACAGTGAACAGGAAACCGCGGTTTTCTCTCGGTCCGCATTTATTGAAAACCTAAGCGCCACCGGGATGAAATGTTTAACAAAAGAATCATATTCCTCTAAAACCAAACTTGAAATTCAACTCATTCTTCCCATTATCCCCTATAGTGAAATGAGAATTACAGGTGAGGTGATTCGATGTGTCCCAAGGAAGGGAAATGCGGACTCAACCCCTGAATTTGAAGTTGGAATGGAATTCGAAACCATCAAGGAATCAGACCGGGAAATGATTATCCGTTATGTTCTAAATCGGCAAATGGAATTACAACGGGAAAAACTTCGATAA